Below is a genomic region from uncultured Erythrobacter sp..
GGTGTGCTGGGTAAGGCCATCGACCAGATCGCTGCGGCGAGCTGTGCTGGATAAGATGCGCATTGGCTGACCCAGCGACCCAGCTCTATTTGATCTCGCCGCTCGAAGTGGGCGATGATTTCCCGCAGCGTCTCGAAAGAGCTTTGGCTGCGGGCAAGGGGCTGGTGACCGCGTTCCAGTTCCGCGTAAAGGGTCTCGAACAGCACGAGGCCGCGCGTCTGGCAGAGCCGCTTCAGGCGATCTGCGCGGCGCATGATGTCGGCTTCATCGTCAATGACAGCGTGCCTCTGGCCAAGCGTCTGCGCGCCGACGGTGTGCATCTGGGTCAGGATGATGGCAGCGTCAAAGATGCGCGCGAAGAGCTGGGCATGGATGCGCAAATCGGTGTGACCTGCCACGCCTCGCGTCACTTCGCGATGGAAGCGGGTGAGGCTGGCGC
It encodes:
- the thiE gene encoding thiamine phosphate synthase, giving the protein MADPATQLYLISPLEVGDDFPQRLERALAAGKGLVTAFQFRVKGLEQHEAARLAEPLQAICAAHDVGFIVNDSVPLAKRLRADGVHLGQDDGSVKDAREELGMDAQIGVTCHASRHFAMEAGEAGADYVAFGAFFESTTKDKGDAERPTSEIIEWWTGLFELPAVAIGGITPDNCKPLVEAGADFLAVSGSVWNGDEVAAIEAFAKQMR